The following proteins are co-located in the Oceanimonas sp. GK1 genome:
- a CDS encoding methyl-accepting chemotaxis protein produces MDAYQAGVVCTTSPESRIKIVLSMCFSLLAMMLVTLSVRQGAQDGAALALSLSGILLLLVTACLALRLPVKMVEQAVAEPVVMETPPSPPPVAVPAPANTAQPASALVNPQRLLADLDKLSTNAGRILEEMAQAGVLARQSGNKVAETAHRIRASEAAIRSLAGDMENIDRIFSQLQEQSAEIGAIVGNIQDIAKQTNLLALNASIEAARAGEHGRGFAVVADEVRNLSRRVNQSSEQIRDIAENLGHSAARARTGLENIDQSRGTCLQEASQALAAIDDIQAGAQTRMEIVQQVTQRVGHQQSLVAEVLADMASAK; encoded by the coding sequence ATGGACGCTTATCAAGCCGGTGTTGTTTGCACAACATCCCCCGAATCTCGTATCAAAATCGTATTGAGCATGTGTTTCAGTCTCCTGGCCATGATGCTGGTTACGCTTTCCGTTCGACAGGGAGCTCAGGATGGGGCGGCCCTGGCACTGTCTTTATCGGGCATCTTATTGCTCTTGGTGACGGCTTGCCTGGCCCTGCGGTTGCCGGTGAAGATGGTCGAACAGGCAGTAGCTGAGCCGGTTGTGATGGAAACACCACCTTCGCCGCCACCGGTAGCCGTACCCGCGCCCGCAAACACGGCTCAGCCTGCATCCGCTTTGGTCAACCCTCAACGCCTGCTGGCGGACCTGGACAAACTGAGTACCAATGCCGGGCGGATCCTGGAAGAAATGGCACAGGCCGGCGTGCTGGCCCGGCAATCCGGCAACAAGGTGGCCGAGACCGCCCACCGCATTCGCGCCTCGGAGGCCGCGATCCGCTCACTCGCCGGTGATATGGAGAATATCGATCGGATATTCAGTCAGTTGCAGGAGCAATCCGCCGAAATCGGCGCCATTGTGGGCAACATTCAGGACATCGCCAAACAGACCAACCTGCTGGCCCTCAATGCCTCCATCGAAGCGGCGCGAGCGGGGGAGCATGGCCGGGGTTTTGCGGTGGTGGCGGACGAGGTGCGCAATTTGTCCCGCCGGGTGAACCAGTCCAGCGAACAAATTCGGGACATTGCCGAAAACCTGGGGCATTCCGCCGCCAGGGCACGCACCGGGCTGGAGAATATCGATCAGTCCCGCGGCACCTGTTTGCAGGAGGCCAGCCAGGCCCTGGCGGCGATTGACGATATTCAGGCGGGCGCACAGACCCGGATGGAGATTGTGCAGCAGGTCACCCAACGGGTGGGCCATCAGCAGTCGCTGGTGGCGGAGGTGCTGGCAGACATGGCCAGTGCCAAGTAG